The proteins below are encoded in one region of Amycolatopsis magusensis:
- a CDS encoding P-loop NTPase fold protein — MTAPDEEERLGQIGSVVCSVVRTERPWDLGLDALVIPVGGGLGELGEALAEHYPDIGWEAVPFGSITPIAPWTMHLPGPGPRLAIFVASGSSGDPERGNAAKATAAAITTARRSGVAALGMPLLSSGRLGNPPALAAGAVVPAAVAALAEQTGLPLRRLVFFAKSRKATDAIRETFAGLGEDRVAPEELAGGVSRDLVDPNRGIPLGEDQLGVAAYVSMLATVIADPATPLPLSVGVFGEWGSGKSFFMGLLRAEVDRLASQDIVQIGFNAWHYADSDLWASLGDEIFRQLAGVDAKSPERAERIRAELSERLDQRRQLEAETQEARETAAELQSEVDSAIAGRERSARLLIKALRNSSAFKDRVDRLWSRLGVTDEAEQGKLLAEQLRGSLDDAAVLRRMPGERHGKLALVLAAVVLVAAFLVPLAWEWLAGAAALFTLFAGTGITVLSRVRSGLRDLRELSEDLHTGITDAAEQELPEQLQALRAAEAEQRVAEAQLAEVVAQVGALGRQLTRLTPGHRLYTFLADRARSDSYAGNLGVISTIRKDFEQLVKLMAEWRESPDDGVTPRRPVDRIVLYIDDLDRCSPRQVVEVLQAVHLLLAFELFVVVVGVDPRWLLRALRSHYAEILADGEGDARVTPEDYLEKIVNIPLVLPGLAPDGMSRLLRSLVRTEQAAPAAVRKTGRVPDEATIEVEAGSEVDIQRQATPAAEPRPLTEAELDLLSTLDSLVGTPREAKRLVNLYRMVRATRDLSMASRFLGQDGEPGEYQAVVLLLALLTAHARLLCPVLDTRPEPARGIRGGLVHRDPSSSWAQFVADLGLQQDGTGWMNPVAGPIEDDRLDDWRHLHAGLLRVSDAVALPDVSALQLWAPRIRRFSYVLVPRPGQRR, encoded by the coding sequence ATGACCGCCCCGGACGAAGAAGAACGACTCGGCCAGATTGGCTCCGTGGTGTGCTCGGTGGTGCGGACCGAACGGCCGTGGGACCTGGGCCTGGACGCGCTCGTGATCCCGGTCGGCGGCGGGCTCGGCGAACTGGGCGAGGCGCTCGCCGAGCACTACCCCGATATCGGCTGGGAAGCCGTGCCGTTCGGCAGCATCACGCCGATCGCGCCCTGGACGATGCACCTGCCCGGTCCTGGCCCGCGGCTGGCGATCTTCGTGGCCTCCGGCTCGTCCGGCGATCCTGAGCGGGGGAACGCGGCGAAGGCCACCGCGGCCGCCATCACCACGGCGCGCCGGTCCGGGGTCGCCGCGCTGGGCATGCCGTTGCTCAGTTCCGGGCGCCTGGGCAATCCACCGGCGCTCGCGGCCGGGGCGGTGGTGCCCGCGGCGGTCGCCGCACTCGCCGAGCAAACCGGGCTTCCGTTGCGGCGCCTGGTCTTCTTCGCCAAGAGCCGGAAGGCCACCGACGCGATCCGCGAGACCTTCGCCGGTCTCGGCGAGGACAGGGTGGCGCCGGAGGAGCTGGCCGGTGGGGTGAGCCGGGATCTGGTCGATCCGAATCGGGGAATCCCGCTCGGCGAGGACCAGCTCGGCGTCGCGGCGTACGTGTCGATGCTGGCGACGGTGATCGCCGATCCGGCCACGCCACTACCGCTCTCGGTGGGGGTGTTCGGCGAATGGGGATCCGGCAAGAGCTTCTTCATGGGCCTGCTCCGCGCCGAGGTGGATCGCCTGGCCAGCCAGGACATCGTGCAGATCGGGTTCAACGCCTGGCACTACGCCGACAGCGACCTGTGGGCCAGCCTCGGCGACGAGATCTTCCGGCAGCTCGCCGGGGTGGACGCGAAATCCCCGGAACGCGCCGAGCGCATCCGCGCGGAACTCTCCGAACGGCTCGACCAGCGCCGGCAACTGGAGGCGGAAACCCAGGAGGCACGCGAAACCGCGGCCGAACTGCAGTCCGAAGTGGACTCCGCGATCGCCGGGCGTGAGCGCAGTGCCCGGCTGCTCATCAAAGCGCTGCGGAACTCGTCGGCCTTCAAGGACCGCGTCGATCGCTTGTGGAGCAGGCTGGGCGTTACCGACGAAGCCGAACAGGGCAAACTGCTCGCTGAGCAACTGCGCGGCTCGCTCGACGACGCGGCCGTGCTCCGGCGGATGCCGGGGGAGCGGCACGGCAAGCTCGCGCTCGTCTTGGCAGCAGTTGTGCTGGTCGCCGCGTTCCTCGTGCCGCTGGCGTGGGAGTGGCTCGCCGGGGCCGCCGCGTTGTTCACCCTCTTCGCCGGGACCGGGATCACCGTGCTGAGCCGCGTGCGTTCGGGGCTGCGTGATCTCCGGGAGCTGAGCGAGGACCTGCACACCGGGATCACCGACGCGGCCGAGCAGGAACTACCCGAGCAGCTCCAAGCCCTCCGCGCCGCCGAAGCCGAGCAGCGGGTCGCCGAGGCGCAGCTGGCCGAGGTCGTCGCGCAGGTGGGTGCGCTGGGCAGGCAGCTCACCCGCCTCACCCCGGGGCACCGCCTCTACACCTTCCTCGCCGACCGCGCGCGCAGCGACTCCTACGCCGGGAACCTCGGCGTCATCTCCACCATACGCAAGGATTTCGAGCAGCTGGTCAAGCTGATGGCCGAGTGGCGCGAGAGCCCGGACGACGGCGTCACGCCACGGCGGCCGGTCGACCGGATCGTGCTCTACATCGACGACCTCGACCGGTGCAGCCCGCGGCAGGTGGTCGAAGTGCTGCAGGCGGTGCACCTGCTGCTCGCGTTCGAGTTGTTCGTGGTGGTCGTCGGCGTCGACCCGCGCTGGCTGCTGCGGGCCCTGCGCAGCCACTACGCGGAAATCCTGGCCGACGGCGAAGGGGACGCGCGGGTCACGCCGGAGGACTACCTGGAGAAGATCGTGAACATCCCGCTCGTGCTGCCGGGGCTGGCGCCGGACGGCATGAGCAGGCTGCTGCGCTCGCTGGTGCGGACCGAGCAAGCGGCACCGGCGGCGGTCCGGAAGACCGGGCGGGTGCCGGACGAAGCCACCATCGAGGTGGAGGCGGGATCCGAAGTGGACATCCAGCGGCAGGCGACACCGGCGGCGGAACCACGCCCGCTCACCGAAGCCGAACTGGACCTGCTGTCCACTCTGGACTCACTGGTCGGCACGCCGCGTGAGGCCAAGCGGCTGGTGAACCTGTACCGCATGGTGCGCGCCACCCGTGACCTGTCGATGGCCTCCCGGTTCCTCGGCCAGGACGGCGAACCGGGGGAGTACCAGGCCGTGGTGCTGTTGCTCGCCCTGCTCACCGCCCACGCGCGACTGCTCTGCCCGGTGCTCGACACCCGGCCGGAGCCGGCGCGCGGGATCCGCGGAGGGCTGGTCCACCGCGACCCGTCGAGCAGCTGGGCGCAGTTCGTCGCCGACCTCGGCCTCCAGCAGGACGGAACCGGCTGGATGAACCCCGTCGCCGGGCCGATCGAAGACGACCGGCTCGACGACTGGCGTCACCTGCACGCCGGGCTCCTCCGGGTTTCCGACGCGGTGGCGCTGCCCGACGTGTCCGCGCTGCAGCTCTGGGCGCCGCGCATCCGCCGGTTCTCCTACGTGCTCGTGCCGAGGCCCGGTCAGCGGCGGTAG
- a CDS encoding helix-turn-helix transcriptional regulator: MTGPPLFGRDRELAVLDDLLATGGGVVRFTGPPGIGKTRLLEHAAAGGLRQLGATGAPAERALRFGALHRFLQPVADLPGCPDPVRFAAGLGGPEPGEFALFSAVHRLLAELGPLLCWADDTQWWDEASLTALAFAARRLAGLPVVMVFATGPGFAGPDPLDGLPTIRLAPLDDTAAANLLPPGARPELLTLAGGNPLNLRELAESGGETLPADGRQRTAYRRVFDALTPAARRFVLLAASESPLSQAEFDRCGVHAREEALASGLLASPVVRATLREDTAPAMATVLGEAALRAGVSEEAVHAFERAAELTSDGPQWLIPAARGAWELGRTSWARQLLRRAGDRLLQGEIELRDGEPAVAAHELLTAAESLAPSETSVALMLAGEARRISGDLRGFAAIAVRTAQLARTSDAPGVRLAAAHTRGLTATFSGRHEEAVPALEEALRVAPDDVRSQVWAAEAALSLGRTALAHEYAAAAVARARIEAVTTLPWALIHLGMTAALLDRHRAAVAAATEGLAESAGQRTCAAENLTVLALSAAQLGDAKAARKWLDQAEPDLDRRSLGRPRAIAAWAEVCLDLATDRPAEALARFHTLSADTGHAQPAIAVLATPLLVEAAVRCEEPEYAVRGLRVLDGWAEATGSVQWRALAQRCHGLLARDPDAADKHFTIAVDLHRLARTPLELAKTQLCQAMRLRRDRRFRDARELLGDAARLFERHGADFWAGRARAELRAAGGDPAELTDGDLPSLTPQQTQISLLVAGGKTNREIARRLVISHRTVDHHLRNIYTKLGVRSRVELAAMLAKRATAPPGDGTGPGSVSFS; the protein is encoded by the coding sequence ATGACCGGCCCGCCGCTGTTCGGGCGGGACCGGGAACTGGCGGTGCTCGACGACCTGCTGGCCACCGGCGGCGGGGTCGTGCGGTTCACCGGGCCGCCCGGGATCGGCAAGACGCGGTTGCTGGAGCACGCCGCGGCCGGTGGGCTCCGCCAACTCGGCGCCACCGGTGCACCGGCCGAGCGAGCCCTGCGTTTCGGCGCGCTGCACCGGTTCCTGCAACCGGTGGCGGACCTGCCCGGCTGCCCGGACCCGGTGCGCTTCGCCGCCGGGCTGGGCGGTCCGGAACCGGGTGAGTTCGCCCTGTTCAGCGCGGTGCACCGGCTGCTCGCCGAACTCGGGCCGCTGCTCTGCTGGGCCGATGACACGCAGTGGTGGGACGAGGCGTCGCTGACCGCGCTGGCGTTCGCGGCCCGGCGGCTGGCCGGGCTCCCGGTAGTGATGGTGTTCGCGACCGGGCCGGGATTCGCCGGGCCGGACCCGCTCGACGGCCTGCCCACGATCCGCCTGGCGCCCCTCGACGACACCGCCGCCGCGAACCTGCTGCCCCCGGGCGCACGGCCGGAGTTGCTCACGCTCGCCGGTGGCAATCCGCTGAACCTGCGGGAGCTGGCCGAGTCGGGTGGGGAGACGCTGCCCGCGGATGGCCGCCAGCGCACCGCTTATCGCCGGGTGTTCGACGCGCTGACCCCGGCGGCCCGCAGGTTCGTGCTGCTGGCGGCGTCGGAATCGCCGCTGAGCCAGGCCGAGTTCGACCGGTGCGGGGTCCATGCCCGTGAGGAAGCACTGGCGTCGGGTCTGCTGGCCAGTCCGGTGGTCCGTGCGACGCTCCGGGAAGACACCGCGCCCGCCATGGCGACTGTGCTCGGTGAGGCGGCGTTGCGCGCGGGTGTGAGCGAGGAAGCCGTGCACGCCTTCGAACGCGCGGCGGAACTGACCTCGGACGGTCCACAATGGCTGATCCCGGCCGCGCGCGGTGCCTGGGAACTCGGCCGCACATCCTGGGCACGGCAGTTGCTGCGCCGGGCCGGGGATCGGTTGCTGCAGGGGGAAATCGAGCTGCGGGACGGCGAACCGGCGGTCGCCGCGCACGAACTGCTCACCGCGGCGGAAAGCCTGGCACCCAGCGAGACTTCGGTCGCCTTGATGCTGGCGGGGGAAGCCCGCCGGATCAGCGGTGACCTGCGGGGCTTCGCCGCGATCGCGGTGCGCACCGCCCAGCTCGCGCGCACCTCGGACGCGCCAGGCGTACGGCTCGCCGCCGCCCACACACGCGGGTTGACCGCGACCTTCTCCGGCAGGCACGAAGAAGCGGTCCCAGCGCTGGAAGAAGCGCTGCGGGTGGCGCCCGACGACGTGCGCAGCCAGGTCTGGGCCGCCGAAGCCGCGCTCTCCCTCGGCCGGACGGCGCTGGCGCACGAATACGCGGCGGCGGCGGTCGCGCGGGCGCGGATCGAAGCGGTGACCACGCTGCCGTGGGCGCTGATCCACCTCGGGATGACGGCGGCACTGCTCGACCGGCACCGCGCGGCCGTGGCCGCGGCCACCGAAGGGCTGGCCGAAAGCGCCGGTCAGCGCACCTGTGCCGCGGAGAACCTGACCGTGCTGGCGTTGTCCGCCGCGCAACTCGGCGACGCCAAGGCCGCCCGGAAGTGGCTCGACCAAGCCGAACCGGACCTCGACCGGCGCTCGCTCGGCCGGCCGCGCGCGATCGCCGCGTGGGCCGAAGTGTGCCTGGACCTGGCGACCGACCGGCCCGCCGAAGCGCTGGCCCGCTTCCACACGCTGTCCGCCGACACCGGGCACGCGCAACCGGCGATCGCCGTGCTCGCCACGCCGCTGCTCGTCGAAGCGGCCGTGCGCTGCGAGGAACCGGAGTACGCGGTGCGCGGGCTGCGGGTGCTCGACGGCTGGGCCGAGGCGACCGGCAGCGTGCAGTGGCGGGCGCTGGCGCAGCGGTGCCACGGTCTGCTGGCGCGGGATCCGGACGCCGCCGACAAGCACTTCACCATCGCCGTGGACCTGCACCGGCTGGCGCGTACCCCGCTGGAACTGGCGAAAACCCAGCTGTGCCAAGCGATGCGGCTGCGCCGGGACCGGCGATTCCGCGACGCGCGCGAACTGCTCGGCGACGCGGCCCGCCTGTTCGAACGGCACGGCGCCGACTTCTGGGCCGGGCGGGCCCGTGCCGAACTCCGCGCGGCGGGCGGTGACCCGGCCGAACTCACCGACGGCGACCTGCCCTCGCTGACCCCGCAGCAGACGCAGATCTCGCTGCTGGTCGCCGGGGGCAAGACGAACCGCGAGATCGCGCGGCGGCTGGTGATCAGCCACCGCACGGTCGACCACCACCTCCGCAACATCTACACCAAACTCGGCGTCCGTTCCCGCGTCGAACTCGCCGCGATGCTCGCGAAACGGGCCACGGCGCCGCCGGGCGACGGCACCGGGCCCGGTTCGGTCAGCTTTTCATGA
- a CDS encoding class I SAM-dependent methyltransferase: MTTTGIRAGWRTPAALYRLISSPALRAAFGWDLASRDVRWVRPVEGMTCLEVGSGGGFYTRALAGHLGAGSELIALDPDAGSLEVLRERLDGAPGARMTYQPGDGCALPLAESSVDALFYGYSLEEFGDPLAAIHDAHRVLRPGGQLVLFLWRPVIGRRRREPVLRLLESKFTRERISAGPQNIRLSYRR, encoded by the coding sequence ATGACCACGACCGGGATCCGGGCCGGCTGGCGCACCCCCGCGGCGCTCTACCGCCTGATCAGCTCACCCGCCCTGCGCGCGGCCTTCGGCTGGGATCTGGCCTCGCGCGACGTGCGCTGGGTGCGGCCGGTCGAGGGCATGACCTGCCTCGAGGTCGGCAGCGGCGGCGGGTTCTACACGCGGGCACTGGCCGGTCACCTGGGAGCGGGCAGCGAGCTCATCGCGCTCGACCCCGACGCGGGCAGCCTCGAGGTGCTGCGCGAGCGGTTGGACGGCGCACCGGGCGCGCGCATGACCTACCAGCCGGGTGACGGCTGCGCCCTGCCGCTGGCGGAGTCCAGTGTGGACGCGCTGTTCTACGGCTACAGCCTGGAGGAGTTCGGCGACCCGCTGGCCGCCATCCACGACGCGCACCGGGTCCTGCGCCCCGGCGGGCAACTCGTGCTGTTCCTCTGGCGCCCGGTGATCGGCCGTCGCCGCCGCGAGCCGGTGCTCCGGCTGCTCGAGTCGAAGTTCACCAGGGAACGGATTTCGGCCGGGCCGCAGAACATCCGCCTGTCCTACCGCCGCTGA
- a CDS encoding QsdR family transcriptional regulator has translation MTARAEDLVRLAARKLARGERLDLSTLAAEAGISRATLFRRVGNREDLLGDALWRMSERTLSRAVRRWEETAGPVVRDTEGQLRCLTVMGWYRADVAAANGLRVLLDSEPTTAIRVLTDPHGRVQPKVMAAYRELLARDVADGGFTPVVDLDSLSFALVRLGESFLYSDMVAAGRPNLEAAAKLLGVLVEGAPVPVR, from the coding sequence GTGACCGCACGTGCCGAGGACCTCGTCCGGCTCGCCGCCCGCAAGCTCGCGCGGGGCGAGCGGCTGGACCTGAGCACGCTCGCCGCCGAGGCGGGCATCTCCCGCGCCACCCTGTTCCGCCGCGTCGGCAACCGGGAGGACCTGCTGGGCGACGCGCTCTGGCGCATGTCCGAACGCACGCTGAGCCGGGCGGTCCGCCGCTGGGAGGAGACCGCGGGCCCGGTGGTCCGCGACACCGAGGGGCAGCTGCGCTGCCTGACAGTGATGGGCTGGTACCGGGCGGACGTGGCCGCGGCGAACGGCCTGCGCGTGCTGCTGGACAGCGAGCCGACCACGGCCATCCGGGTGCTCACCGACCCGCACGGCCGCGTGCAGCCCAAGGTGATGGCCGCCTACCGCGAACTGCTCGCCCGCGACGTCGCCGACGGCGGTTTCACGCCGGTGGTCGACCTCGATTCGCTCAGCTTCGCGTTGGTGCGTCTGGGGGAATCCTTCCTCTATTCGGACATGGTCGCGGCCGGTCGGCCGAACCTGGAAGCGGCGGCCAAGCTGCTGGGAGTCCTCGTCGAAGGCGCGCCGGTACCTGTCCGATAG
- a CDS encoding alpha/beta hydrolase family protein, translating to MRKRLTGAALALALSAAAFAAPAAGAQQNPYQRGPAPTNSSIEATTGPFATSESTVSSLVSGFGGGTVYYPTSTSEGTYGALAISPGFTASQSTISWMGRRLASQGFVVITIDTNTIYDQPASRGDQLLAALDYLTQDSPTTVRSKIDPTRLAVAGHSMGGGGSLEASVKRPSLQAAIPLAPWNSDKSWNTDQVPTFIVGGESDSVAPVSSHAEPFYTSLSSAPDKAYLELNNASHFFPNTPNTTQAKYMISWLKRFVDNDTRYEQFLCPGPSKSTLVEEFRSTCPNS from the coding sequence GTGCGCAAACGACTCACCGGTGCCGCGCTCGCCCTCGCGCTGAGCGCCGCCGCCTTCGCCGCCCCGGCCGCCGGCGCCCAGCAGAACCCGTACCAGCGGGGCCCGGCTCCGACCAACTCCAGCATCGAAGCCACCACCGGCCCGTTCGCCACGTCGGAAAGCACGGTCTCCAGCCTGGTCTCCGGCTTCGGCGGCGGCACCGTGTACTACCCGACCAGCACCAGCGAGGGCACCTACGGCGCGCTCGCCATCTCGCCCGGCTTCACCGCGTCGCAGTCCACCATCTCGTGGATGGGCCGCAGACTCGCCTCGCAGGGGTTCGTGGTGATCACCATCGACACGAACACCATCTACGACCAGCCCGCCAGCCGCGGTGACCAGCTGCTCGCCGCGCTGGACTACCTGACCCAGGACAGCCCCACCACCGTCCGCAGCAAGATCGACCCGACGCGGCTCGCCGTGGCCGGGCACTCGATGGGCGGCGGCGGCTCGCTGGAGGCCTCGGTCAAGCGGCCGAGCCTGCAGGCGGCCATCCCGCTGGCCCCGTGGAACAGCGACAAGAGCTGGAACACCGACCAGGTGCCGACCTTCATCGTCGGCGGTGAGTCCGACTCGGTGGCCCCGGTTTCCAGCCACGCCGAGCCGTTCTACACCTCGCTGTCCAGTGCCCCGGACAAGGCGTACCTGGAACTGAACAACGCCAGCCACTTCTTCCCCAACACGCCCAACACCACGCAGGCCAAATACATGATCTCGTGGTTGAAGCGATTCGTGGACAACGACACCCGCTACGAGCAGTTCCTCTGCCCCGGCCCGTCGAAGTCCACGCTGGTGGAGGAGTTCCGCAGCACCTGCCCGAACAGCTGA
- a CDS encoding class I adenylate-forming enzyme family protein has translation MPDTWLPGFGPSLDYPEVAVPAILAGSARRFGDRDAFVHGDERITFSELGRAAAAFANGLLAGGLSPGDRVALRMPNCLAYPVAYYGTLLAGGTFVPVSPLLPEPAAQALLADAGAVRTITAADVPYLCSGMSEAPPDLDLDVHEHLAHLAYTGGTTGVSKGVRLPHRNVVVNTLQYACWGAGAVPALDEYGGLVLDQVGSPEEWPTRLGTGIAINLTPWFHAMGTIGGLNAPVLGGTTVVLHSRLDPAAYLADVERLGVTSMGGAPALFAALLACPDIRTRDLSSVRSISSGAAPMPLEMINQLTRLLPDTPILEGYGLTEVTMGATSTPSHRSGLRKAGAVGRPVFDTEVRLASLDGDGAEVATGERGEVCVRGPQVMRGYHNRPEATAEVLRDGWLYTGDIGVLDDDGYLSIVDRKKDMLLYKGYNVYPRELEELLIALPEVAAAAVVGRPDPAVGELPVAFVVPARASVSGADVLDAVNAQVPGYKRVREVRFVPELPVSAAGKILKRTLREQLT, from the coding sequence ATGCCCGATACCTGGCTGCCCGGATTCGGCCCCTCGCTGGACTACCCCGAGGTGGCCGTGCCGGCGATCCTCGCCGGGTCCGCCCGGCGCTTCGGCGACCGCGACGCCTTCGTGCACGGCGACGAGCGGATCACCTTCAGCGAGCTGGGCCGGGCCGCGGCCGCCTTCGCCAACGGCCTGCTGGCCGGTGGCCTCTCCCCCGGTGACCGGGTCGCCCTGCGCATGCCCAACTGCCTGGCCTACCCAGTCGCCTACTACGGCACGCTGCTCGCCGGCGGGACGTTCGTGCCGGTCAGCCCGCTGCTGCCGGAGCCGGCCGCGCAGGCGCTACTGGCCGACGCGGGCGCGGTGCGCACGATCACCGCCGCCGACGTGCCCTACCTTTGCTCCGGGATGAGCGAGGCGCCGCCCGATCTCGACCTCGACGTGCACGAACACCTGGCGCACCTCGCCTACACCGGGGGCACCACCGGGGTGTCGAAGGGCGTGCGGCTGCCGCACCGCAACGTCGTGGTGAACACCCTGCAGTACGCCTGCTGGGGCGCCGGGGCGGTCCCCGCGCTCGACGAGTACGGCGGGCTGGTCCTCGACCAGGTCGGCAGCCCCGAGGAGTGGCCGACCCGGCTGGGCACCGGCATCGCGATCAACCTGACCCCGTGGTTCCACGCGATGGGCACGATCGGCGGGCTGAACGCGCCGGTGCTCGGCGGCACCACCGTCGTGCTGCACTCCCGGCTGGACCCGGCCGCCTACCTGGCCGACGTCGAACGGCTCGGCGTCACCTCGATGGGCGGCGCGCCCGCGTTGTTCGCCGCGCTCCTGGCCTGCCCGGACATCCGGACCCGCGACCTCAGCTCGGTCCGCTCGATCAGCTCGGGTGCCGCGCCGATGCCGCTGGAGATGATCAACCAGCTGACCCGGCTGCTGCCGGACACGCCGATCCTGGAGGGCTACGGCCTGACCGAGGTCACCATGGGCGCCACCAGCACCCCGTCGCACCGCTCCGGCCTGCGCAAGGCGGGCGCGGTCGGGCGGCCGGTGTTCGACACCGAGGTGCGCCTGGCCTCCCTCGACGGCGACGGCGCCGAAGTGGCGACCGGGGAACGCGGCGAGGTCTGCGTGCGCGGCCCGCAGGTGATGCGCGGCTACCACAACCGGCCCGAAGCCACCGCCGAAGTGCTGCGCGACGGCTGGCTGTACACCGGCGACATCGGCGTGCTGGACGACGACGGCTACCTGTCCATCGTGGACCGCAAGAAGGACATGCTGCTGTACAAGGGGTACAACGTCTACCCCCGTGAGCTGGAGGAGCTGCTGATCGCGCTGCCGGAGGTGGCCGCGGCGGCGGTGGTGGGCCGCCCGGACCCGGCGGTCGGCGAACTGCCGGTGGCCTTCGTGGTGCCCGCGCGGGCCTCGGTGTCCGGCGCCGACGTGCTCGACGCGGTGAACGCGCAGGTGCCCGGGTACAAGCGGGTGCGGGAGGTGCGGTTCGTGCCCGAACTGCCGGTGTCCGCCGCCGGGAAGATCCTCAAGCGGACCCTGCGCGAACAGCTGACATGA
- a CDS encoding metallophosphoesterase family protein: protein MPTLFATSDLHVTHEGNAEVVDTIRPDGPEDWLLVAGDVGEQVPAIMKTLKMLRDRFAKVIWVPGNHELWTTDRDPVQLRGQARYDELVRRCRELDVLTPEDEFAVWEHGSEPLTIAPMFLLYDYSWRTPAAQGRPLSVAMDQAREAGVICTDEYFLHPDPYPTRQEWCAQRLRVTEKRLLEIPEDRKTILMSHWPLHRHPTEPLYWPEFAMWCGTTETEDWHLRFRAEIAVYGHLHIPRSTQADGVRFEEVSLGYPREWRKRARGAVPLHRLL, encoded by the coding sequence GTGCCCACCCTCTTCGCCACCAGTGACCTGCACGTGACCCACGAAGGCAACGCCGAGGTCGTCGACACCATCCGCCCGGACGGACCGGAGGACTGGCTGCTGGTGGCCGGGGACGTGGGGGAGCAGGTCCCGGCGATCATGAAGACGCTGAAGATGCTGCGCGACCGGTTCGCCAAGGTGATCTGGGTGCCGGGCAACCACGAGCTGTGGACCACCGACCGCGACCCGGTGCAGCTGCGCGGGCAGGCGCGGTACGACGAGCTGGTGCGCCGGTGCCGCGAGCTCGACGTGCTCACCCCGGAGGACGAGTTCGCGGTGTGGGAGCACGGCAGCGAGCCGCTGACCATCGCGCCGATGTTCCTGCTCTACGACTACAGCTGGCGCACCCCCGCCGCCCAGGGGCGGCCGCTGTCGGTCGCGATGGACCAGGCGCGGGAGGCGGGCGTCATCTGCACCGACGAGTACTTCCTGCACCCGGACCCGTACCCGACGCGCCAGGAGTGGTGCGCGCAGCGGCTGCGGGTGACCGAGAAGCGGCTGCTGGAGATCCCGGAGGACCGCAAGACGATCCTCATGTCGCACTGGCCGCTGCACCGGCACCCGACCGAGCCGCTGTACTGGCCGGAGTTCGCCATGTGGTGCGGCACCACGGAAACCGAGGACTGGCACCTGCGCTTCCGCGCGGAGATCGCGGTCTACGGCCACCTGCACATCCCGCGCTCGACCCAGGCGGACGGGGTGCGCTTCGAAGAAGTCTCGCTGGGCTACCCGCGGGAATGGCGCAAACGAGCCCGAGGCGCCGTCCCCCTGCACCGCCTCCTCTGA
- a CDS encoding esterase/lipase family protein yields MRRFFGMLAAVLAALFVFSPMPAASAGTSTPVIFVHGYTGSASNWVTARSVFQSAGWSSSKLFAYEYNSYGNNVQNAQGLATYVNQVKSQTGASQVSIVNHSMGGLVSQYYLKVLGGNPNVTHLASIAGANHGTTFAGACLIYVTCQQMYPGSSFIGQITSGDETPGSTKYATWYSACDGIILPYTSTRLSGATNNNVACQTHIGFLADLSVLNSIANFMKS; encoded by the coding sequence ATGCGTCGATTCTTCGGCATGCTCGCGGCCGTGCTGGCCGCGTTGTTCGTCTTCTCGCCGATGCCCGCGGCGAGCGCCGGGACCAGCACCCCGGTGATCTTCGTGCACGGGTACACCGGCAGCGCCTCGAACTGGGTCACCGCCCGGTCGGTGTTCCAGTCGGCCGGATGGTCGAGCAGCAAGCTCTTCGCCTACGAGTACAACTCGTACGGCAACAACGTCCAGAACGCCCAGGGCCTGGCCACCTACGTCAACCAGGTCAAGTCGCAGACCGGCGCGTCGCAGGTCAGCATCGTCAACCACTCGATGGGCGGGCTGGTCAGCCAGTACTACCTCAAGGTCCTCGGCGGCAACCCGAACGTCACGCACCTCGCCTCGATCGCCGGCGCGAACCACGGCACCACCTTCGCCGGGGCCTGCCTGATCTACGTGACCTGCCAGCAGATGTACCCGGGTTCCTCGTTCATCGGGCAGATCACCTCGGGTGACGAAACGCCGGGCAGCACCAAGTACGCGACCTGGTACTCCGCGTGCGACGGGATCATCCTGCCCTACACCAGCACCCGGCTTTCCGGTGCGACGAACAACAACGTCGCCTGCCAGACGCACATCGGCTTCCTGGCCGATCTCTCCGTGCTGAATTCGATCGCGAACTTCATGAAAAGCTGA